In Longimicrobium sp., one genomic interval encodes:
- a CDS encoding type II toxin-antitoxin system prevent-host-death family antitoxin: MNRLSQTTERTGVVSVTATEAQNEFGRILDTVAQDRLVIITRHNTPRAVLMSLDRFDALSRAGEAVLDRLTGEFDALLERMQTPEARAGVRRAFGASPDELGRAAVAAAERRSDG; this comes from the coding sequence GTGAACCGACTCTCCCAGACGACCGAGCGCACCGGGGTGGTGTCCGTTACGGCGACGGAGGCCCAGAACGAGTTCGGTCGCATTCTCGACACCGTGGCGCAGGATCGCCTCGTCATCATCACTCGGCACAACACCCCGCGGGCGGTGCTCATGTCGCTGGACAGGTTCGACGCGCTCTCACGAGCCGGAGAAGCCGTGCTTGACAGGCTCACCGGCGAATTCGACGCTTTGCTGGAGCGCATGCAAACGCCCGAAGCTCGTGCGGGTGTCAGGCGGGCGTTCGGGGCATCCCCGGATGAACTCGGCCGGGCGGCGGTAGCGGCCGCCGAGCGCCGCAGTGACGG